A region from the uncultured Draconibacterium sp. genome encodes:
- a CDS encoding DUF4386 domain-containing protein produces MNSRKLSTLTGISYLIIFFTAIYANFFMLEALKENPLETILHQQLVVRTGILAFLITVVFDVVVAWGLFELYKKHLLTRLSTYFRLMHAAIMAVAIFALVLSLSSVSGEEVTQRVNTFEIIWLIGLFFFGAHLILLARIIERPRWIALFILLAGIMYMVDTGAHFLLPNYTDYADLFLALVAIPSIFGEMAFTVWLLVKGGKKL; encoded by the coding sequence ATGAATTCCAGAAAACTTTCAACTCTGACCGGTATCAGTTATCTGATAATTTTTTTTACCGCTATTTATGCCAACTTTTTTATGCTTGAGGCACTTAAAGAAAATCCCTTAGAAACTATTCTGCATCAACAGCTGGTGGTGCGTACGGGAATTTTAGCCTTTTTAATAACCGTGGTTTTTGATGTAGTAGTGGCATGGGGACTTTTTGAGTTGTATAAAAAGCACTTGCTTACCCGTTTAAGTACCTATTTTAGGCTCATGCACGCAGCAATTATGGCTGTGGCTATTTTCGCACTGGTACTTTCGCTAAGTTCAGTTTCGGGGGAAGAAGTTACACAGCGGGTAAATACTTTTGAGATTATATGGTTAATCGGATTGTTCTTTTTTGGTGCCCACCTGATTTTACTGGCAAGAATTATTGAACGCCCCAGATGGATTGCGCTTTTTATATTGTTGGCCGGTATAATGTATATGGTTGATACCGGCGCGCATTTTCTTCTGCCAAACTATACTGATTATGCCGATTTATTCCTCGCACTGGTTGCCATTCCAAGTATTTTTGGCGAAATGGCATTTACCGTTTGGTTACTTGTAAAAGGTGGTAAAAAGCTCTGA
- the ggt gene encoding gamma-glutamyltransferase — translation MKKLTLFCFSIAFAFNLFAQDRITGLNFATRSEVIAQNGMACTSQPLATQAALDILKAGGNAIDAAIAANAVLGLVEPTGNGIGGDLFAIVWDANTKKLYGLNASGRSPYELTLNYFKENGYEKIPSYGPLPVSVPGCVDGWFELHERFGSLPIKTILNPAISYAREGFPLSELIAYYWARSANFLKHYRGFEEIYMPNGKAPQKGEIFKNPYLANTLSLIAEHGRDAFYKGEIAEKIVKYIREEGGFLSLRDFEDHTSEWVDPISTNYRGYDVWELPPNGQGTAVLQMLNILERFDIGNMGFGSAEYMHLFIEAKKLAYEDRAKYYSDMDFNTIPIEELISKEYGKERAALINANRAARSYPAGELEQGNTIYLTTADKAGNMVSLIQSNYRGMGSGMTPGKLGFILQDRGELFALKEGHMNVYEPHKRPFHTIIPAFITKDGDPYISFGLMGGAMQPQGHVQIICNLIDFGMNLQEAGDAPRISHDGSSQPTGSTMNDGGRVSLETGFDYHIIRELMSKGHRIGYALGPYGGYQAILFDKKNKVYYGASESRKDGQAAGF, via the coding sequence ATGAAAAAACTTACACTTTTTTGTTTCAGCATCGCATTCGCCTTTAACCTTTTTGCCCAAGACCGAATAACAGGGCTAAATTTCGCTACTCGAAGCGAAGTTATTGCCCAAAACGGAATGGCCTGTACCAGTCAGCCATTGGCTACACAGGCGGCACTCGATATACTTAAAGCTGGCGGTAACGCCATTGATGCAGCCATTGCAGCCAATGCTGTTTTAGGCTTGGTTGAGCCGACAGGCAATGGTATTGGTGGCGACCTTTTTGCCATTGTATGGGATGCCAACACAAAAAAATTGTACGGCTTAAACGCCAGCGGACGGTCGCCCTACGAACTCACCCTGAACTATTTTAAAGAAAATGGCTACGAAAAAATTCCTTCGTACGGCCCACTACCGGTATCGGTTCCGGGTTGTGTTGACGGATGGTTTGAGTTACACGAACGATTTGGCAGCTTACCCATTAAAACCATTCTGAATCCGGCCATCTCTTATGCCCGCGAAGGTTTTCCGCTAAGCGAACTTATTGCATATTATTGGGCACGAAGCGCTAATTTTTTAAAACACTACCGTGGATTTGAAGAAATTTATATGCCAAATGGAAAAGCCCCTCAAAAAGGAGAAATTTTTAAGAATCCTTATTTAGCAAATACGCTGAGCTTAATTGCAGAGCATGGACGTGATGCTTTTTACAAAGGTGAAATTGCCGAAAAAATTGTAAAATATATACGGGAAGAAGGTGGATTTTTAAGCCTTCGTGATTTTGAAGATCACACATCAGAATGGGTCGATCCGATCTCAACAAACTACCGTGGCTACGATGTTTGGGAGCTTCCACCAAACGGACAGGGAACTGCAGTTTTACAAATGTTAAACATTTTAGAACGGTTTGATATTGGCAACATGGGCTTTGGAAGTGCGGAGTACATGCACCTGTTTATTGAAGCAAAAAAACTGGCTTACGAAGACCGTGCAAAATATTATTCCGATATGGATTTTAATACTATTCCTATTGAAGAATTAATATCAAAAGAATACGGAAAGGAAAGAGCGGCACTGATTAATGCAAACCGTGCAGCCCGCTCTTATCCGGCCGGAGAATTAGAACAAGGCAACACTATTTACCTTACCACTGCCGACAAAGCAGGAAATATGGTTTCCTTAATTCAGAGTAATTACCGCGGCATGGGATCGGGCATGACTCCCGGCAAATTGGGTTTTATTTTGCAAGACCGTGGCGAACTGTTTGCACTTAAAGAAGGACACATGAATGTTTACGAGCCGCATAAACGCCCGTTCCACACCATTATCCCGGCATTTATTACAAAAGATGGAGACCCCTACATTAGTTTTGGTTTAATGGGAGGCGCTATGCAACCACAGGGCCATGTACAAATTATTTGTAACCTGATTGATTTTGGAATGAACCTGCAGGAAGCCGGCGATGCACCACGCATTAGTCATGATGGCTCGAGCCAACCAACCGGCAGTACTATGAACGACGGAGGACGCGTTTCGCTGGAAACAGGTTTTGATTACCACATAATTCGTGAGTTAATGAGCAAAGGGCACCGAATTGGCTATGCATTGGGGCCTTATGGTGGCTATCAGGCCATATTATTTGATAAAAAAAACAAGGTTTATTACGGTGCTTCAGAGTCGCGAAAAGACGGGCAGGCAGCAGGTTTTTAG
- a CDS encoding PD-(D/E)XK nuclease family protein yields the protein MERFLSQCAKYIFEKHEHGLKDICLVFPNRRAGVFFTHYLQKMVKTAVVGPKITTVNELISSYSPLQKGEKLQLISVLYDIFCLHTKTTETFDEFYFWGEILLTDFNDIDRYLVNAKDLFSNIADLKEIESVFDYLTADQKKALEQFWGSMAVSDKKGFKEKYISIWDKLYPVYTDFKKQLAEKKIAYPGMMDRHIVENLDKENYNLAFNKYYFIGLNALNACEKKFFNHLQQLGKSEFLWDYDESYLDDLQNEASYFMRANLTEFPPPEDFSFNSSGFNMKKNIKLVAVSSVHGQAQQVPLFLVETKQQYKNEFDNTAIVLADENLLFSALGAIPKQVNKVNVTMGYSVRNSVVYGFLMLLVNLLKNKREAAEGTVAYHRYVTDVLNHQLLGQTATEASKKYISELKYSNKINVPLKEIDFSPLHLQIFTLPEHINDYSSYFLNVLGLLYKQLKALETSNMMLLELLYSIYQAVEKLKTMVDDVLQEQKREISNSVYFRLFSQYLGQVSVAFEGEPLSGMQVMGILETRCLDFENIIILGLNENQWPRKFTAPSFIPFNLRLGFGLPGIDEQDAMYGYYFYRLVQRAKNITATYSVVKEGIGTGELSRYGYQLQYDSLHKPQMLNLDFVFSNDPVKEIRIPGSGDIVAKLMANNSEEHPLSPSAINTYLNCKLKFYFQYVVKLPEPEELKEEIDGVVFGNIFHDTLEELYKPFVGRVVEKTHLEEIQKNRVWLENEVTKQIAYHYLKKKKPIKGEIKLEGKTLLIFENAITYLRQLLKIDKDLAPFTVVSLEQKYKRWIKIGEKSVCVGGKIDRVDRVGGITRVLDYKTGNVKSTGFRSIDELFERDAKAPKKEILQALIYSWGLGANTGSEPVQAAIYSLRSLFADDFSALIKMKSKEFFFDAINEEFEAELTQLVTEIYSEKNDFSQTEHIKKCEYCAYRTICRRF from the coding sequence ATGGAACGATTTCTTTCGCAATGTGCTAAATATATTTTTGAAAAACATGAGCACGGGTTAAAAGATATTTGTTTGGTTTTCCCTAACCGCCGTGCAGGAGTATTTTTTACTCACTATTTGCAAAAAATGGTTAAAACTGCTGTAGTAGGTCCAAAAATAACAACAGTAAATGAGCTTATTTCATCGTACTCGCCTTTGCAAAAAGGCGAAAAACTGCAGCTCATTTCTGTTCTTTACGATATATTCTGTTTACACACAAAAACTACCGAAACGTTTGATGAGTTTTATTTCTGGGGAGAAATTCTATTGACTGATTTTAACGACATTGACCGCTACCTGGTAAATGCTAAAGATTTGTTTTCGAATATTGCTGATTTAAAGGAAATTGAGTCGGTTTTTGATTACCTGACAGCTGACCAAAAAAAGGCTTTAGAACAATTTTGGGGAAGTATGGCGGTGTCGGATAAAAAAGGGTTTAAAGAAAAATATATTTCGATTTGGGATAAGCTATACCCGGTTTACACTGATTTTAAAAAACAGCTTGCTGAAAAGAAAATTGCCTATCCGGGCATGATGGATCGCCACATTGTGGAGAACCTGGATAAGGAAAATTATAATTTGGCGTTTAATAAATATTACTTTATTGGATTAAATGCTTTAAATGCCTGCGAAAAGAAATTTTTCAATCACTTGCAGCAGCTGGGAAAATCTGAATTTTTATGGGACTATGATGAATCGTATCTTGACGATTTACAAAATGAAGCCAGCTATTTTATGCGAGCAAATCTTACGGAATTTCCACCTCCCGAAGATTTTTCGTTCAATTCCTCCGGTTTTAACATGAAAAAAAATATCAAATTGGTGGCTGTTTCTTCCGTGCATGGTCAGGCGCAGCAGGTGCCTCTGTTTTTAGTAGAAACAAAACAACAGTATAAAAACGAGTTTGATAATACAGCTATTGTTTTAGCCGATGAAAACCTTCTATTTTCAGCACTGGGCGCAATCCCAAAGCAGGTTAATAAAGTAAATGTTACGATGGGCTATTCGGTAAGAAATTCGGTAGTTTATGGCTTTTTAATGCTTTTGGTAAACTTGCTTAAAAATAAACGCGAAGCAGCCGAAGGCACCGTGGCATATCACCGCTATGTAACCGATGTGCTCAATCATCAATTGTTAGGACAAACAGCTACCGAGGCGAGTAAAAAATATATTAGTGAGCTGAAATACAGCAATAAAATTAATGTGCCACTTAAAGAGATTGATTTCTCGCCTCTGCATCTGCAAATATTTACGTTACCCGAACATATTAACGATTACAGCAGTTACTTTTTAAATGTTTTGGGACTCTTGTACAAACAGTTAAAAGCCCTTGAAACTTCCAATATGATGTTGCTCGAACTGCTTTATTCCATTTACCAGGCTGTTGAAAAATTAAAAACTATGGTTGATGATGTGCTGCAGGAGCAAAAACGAGAAATAAGTAACAGTGTTTATTTCAGGCTGTTTTCGCAGTACCTGGGGCAGGTTTCTGTGGCTTTTGAAGGAGAACCTTTAAGCGGGATGCAGGTAATGGGTATCCTTGAAACCCGTTGTCTCGATTTTGAAAACATCATTATACTGGGACTGAACGAAAATCAGTGGCCTCGAAAATTTACTGCCCCGTCATTTATTCCGTTTAACCTGCGCTTAGGATTCGGGCTACCGGGTATTGATGAACAGGATGCCATGTATGGCTATTATTTTTACCGCCTGGTGCAACGCGCAAAAAACATTACTGCAACATATAGCGTAGTTAAAGAAGGTATTGGAACAGGCGAGTTGAGCCGGTATGGCTATCAGTTGCAATACGATTCGTTGCATAAACCTCAAATGCTTAACCTTGATTTTGTCTTTTCAAACGACCCTGTTAAAGAGATTCGAATTCCCGGATCAGGAGATATTGTTGCCAAATTAATGGCCAATAACAGCGAAGAACATCCTTTGTCGCCAAGCGCTATAAATACTTATTTAAACTGTAAACTGAAGTTTTATTTTCAGTATGTAGTAAAATTGCCTGAACCTGAAGAGCTTAAAGAAGAAATTGATGGAGTAGTTTTTGGAAATATTTTTCACGATACACTCGAGGAGCTGTATAAACCATTTGTTGGCAGGGTGGTTGAAAAAACTCACCTTGAAGAAATCCAGAAAAACAGGGTGTGGCTCGAAAATGAGGTGACGAAACAAATTGCATATCATTACCTGAAAAAGAAAAAGCCAATAAAAGGTGAAATTAAGTTAGAGGGGAAAACTTTGTTGATTTTTGAAAACGCCATTACTTATTTAAGGCAGCTATTAAAAATCGATAAAGATCTGGCTCCCTTTACTGTGGTTAGTTTAGAGCAAAAATACAAACGTTGGATTAAAATTGGTGAAAAATCGGTGTGTGTTGGCGGAAAAATTGACCGGGTAGATCGTGTTGGCGGTATAACCCGTGTGCTCGATTATAAAACAGGCAATGTAAAATCTACCGGTTTTCGCAGCATCGACGAATTATTTGAAAGAGATGCCAAGGCTCCTAAAAAAGAAATTTTGCAGGCCTTAATCTATTCATGGGGTTTGGGAGCAAATACCGGATCAGAACCTGTGCAGGCAGCTATTTATAGTTTACGAAGTTTGTTTGCTGATGATTTTTCGGCGTTGATAAAAATGAAATCTAAAGAGTTTTTCTTTGATGCCATTAATGAGGAGTTTGAGGCAGAATTAACACAGCTGGTAACAGAAATTTATTCGGAGAAAAACGATTTTTCGCAAACCGAGCACATCAAAAAATGCGAATATTGTGCTTATCGTACTATATGCCGGAGGTTTTAA
- the trmD gene encoding tRNA (guanosine(37)-N1)-methyltransferase TrmD — MRIDIITVLPEIIESPFKHSIIKRAQEKKLAEIHIHNLRDFSEDKHRRVDDYSFGKGAGMVMAIQPIEKAIEMLTAERDYDEIIFTTPDGGVFDQQEANKLSLKKNIIILCGHYKGIDQRIRDTYITKEISIGDFVLTGGELAAAIVVDAVVRLLPGVLSDETSALTDSFQDHLLSPPVYTRPAEYKGQKVPEVLLSGNDKLVEDWKHEQAVERTKKLRPDLYKKYLGEN, encoded by the coding sequence ATGAGGATTGACATCATAACTGTTTTGCCCGAAATTATTGAAAGTCCGTTTAAACATTCGATTATTAAAAGAGCACAGGAAAAGAAACTTGCAGAAATTCACATCCATAATTTGCGCGATTTTTCGGAAGACAAACACCGACGGGTAGACGATTATTCTTTTGGTAAAGGTGCCGGCATGGTTATGGCTATTCAACCCATTGAGAAAGCGATTGAAATGCTTACCGCTGAACGCGATTACGATGAAATTATTTTTACAACTCCGGATGGTGGTGTTTTCGACCAGCAAGAAGCCAATAAACTTTCGCTAAAAAAGAATATCATCATTCTTTGCGGCCATTATAAAGGAATAGATCAACGTATTAGAGATACATACATCACCAAAGAAATATCGATAGGTGACTTTGTTCTCACTGGTGGCGAATTGGCTGCAGCTATTGTTGTTGATGCTGTTGTTCGGCTTTTGCCGGGTGTACTTTCCGATGAAACCTCTGCACTGACCGACTCTTTCCAGGATCACTTGCTAAGTCCGCCTGTTTACACACGTCCGGCTGAATACAAAGGCCAAAAAGTACCTGAAGTATTGCTTAGTGGAAACGACAAACTGGTTGAAGACTGGAAACACGAGCAAGCTGTTGAACGCACCAAAAAACTACGCCCCGATCTCTACAAGAAATACTTAGGCGAAAATTAA
- a CDS encoding Hsp20/alpha crystallin family protein, which produces MNLVRFQNPRYNVNRTLVDELFDNFLKNDYHEDYAKKCGASPATNVFETEKGFKLEVLLPGFVKEDLLLNVHNNLLTVKVAKEDKENKDEADVYKYVHREFSSQNFEKKFRLPKSVNTESISAKFENGILNIELPKKEEAVEKAPLEIAVS; this is translated from the coding sequence ATGAATTTAGTAAGATTTCAAAACCCACGTTACAACGTAAACAGAACATTAGTTGATGAATTATTTGATAACTTTTTGAAAAACGATTACCACGAAGATTATGCAAAGAAATGTGGAGCATCGCCGGCAACAAACGTTTTTGAAACAGAAAAAGGTTTCAAGCTTGAAGTTTTGCTTCCGGGTTTTGTAAAAGAGGATTTGCTGCTAAATGTACACAACAACCTGTTAACGGTAAAAGTGGCAAAAGAAGACAAAGAGAACAAAGACGAAGCAGATGTATATAAATATGTGCATCGCGAGTTTAGTTCACAAAATTTTGAAAAGAAATTCCGTTTGCCTAAGTCGGTAAATACTGAAAGCATTAGTGCAAAATTTGAAAATGGAATTTTAAACATCGAACTTCCGAAAAAGGAAGAAGCTGTGGAGAAGGCTCCACTTGAAATAGCAGTTTCATAA
- a CDS encoding MBL fold metallo-hydrolase, with product MLITIIVLAVLVALFFVVTGQARFGAVPQSNRLKQIKKSPNYSDGKFQNLSPTPQMSEDARFFPMLKEYFSAQNKKPNALIPSVKTDLTKISKDENILLWFGHSSYYIQIEGKSILVDPVFSGHASPFSFSVKAFKGANDYQVEDMPEIDYLIITHDHWDHLDYETVVKLKSKTDKVITGLGVGAHFERWGFNASKLIENDWFDRVDLGNGFVLHCTPARHFSGRGFKAKQSLWCSFVLESPSKKIFIGGDSGYDNHFKVIGEKYGPFDLVMLENGQYNKAWKYIHMMPEQVLLAAKDLKAKRFFPVHSGKFALANHAWNEPLNRISEVNKNNEIPMLTPKIGEIVNLDDSLQQFSRWWLELD from the coding sequence ATGCTCATAACAATTATAGTTTTAGCAGTGCTTGTTGCATTGTTTTTTGTGGTTACAGGTCAGGCCAGGTTTGGTGCTGTACCTCAATCCAACCGGCTTAAACAAATAAAAAAATCGCCCAATTACAGCGATGGGAAATTTCAAAATCTGAGTCCTACTCCTCAAATGTCGGAAGATGCAAGATTCTTTCCGATGCTTAAAGAATATTTTAGTGCGCAGAATAAGAAACCTAATGCTTTAATTCCTTCTGTTAAAACCGACCTGACAAAAATTAGTAAGGATGAAAATATTTTATTATGGTTCGGGCACTCTTCCTATTATATTCAAATAGAAGGGAAGAGTATATTGGTTGATCCTGTTTTTAGTGGGCATGCCTCGCCTTTTTCGTTTAGCGTGAAAGCTTTTAAAGGAGCGAATGATTACCAGGTTGAAGATATGCCCGAAATTGATTATTTGATTATTACGCACGATCATTGGGATCACCTGGATTATGAAACGGTAGTAAAATTAAAATCAAAAACGGACAAAGTAATTACTGGGTTAGGGGTAGGAGCCCATTTTGAAAGATGGGGATTTAACGCGAGCAAACTTATAGAAAACGATTGGTTTGACAGGGTGGATTTAGGTAACGGTTTTGTTTTGCATTGTACTCCGGCAAGGCATTTTTCGGGTAGAGGATTTAAAGCTAAACAATCATTGTGGTGCTCGTTTGTTTTGGAGTCTCCTTCAAAAAAAATATTTATTGGTGGCGATAGTGGATACGACAACCATTTTAAAGTAATTGGCGAAAAATATGGTCCTTTTGATTTAGTAATGCTAGAAAACGGACAGTACAACAAAGCCTGGAAATATATTCATATGATGCCCGAACAAGTTTTGCTTGCTGCCAAAGATTTAAAAGCAAAACGCTTTTTCCCGGTGCATTCCGGTAAGTTTGCTCTGGCCAATCATGCCTGGAACGAACCTTTGAATCGTATTTCCGAAGTAAATAAAAACAATGAAATCCCTATGCTTACTCCTAAAATAGGAGAAATTGTAAACCTTGACGACTCTCTGCAACAATTTTCCAGGTGGTGGTTAGAGCTTGATTGA
- a CDS encoding XRE family transcriptional regulator, producing MHFANNLKFLRKRRRKSQMDLATELELTRTTLSGYEKNVQPPFPVLIKISEYFNVSLDALIRYKLDVLSEQQLSQIEKGFDVDVTGQKLRLLTISVDNQGKENIEMVPVKAQAGYTNSYGDLDFIAKLPKFKLPFLPENKTYRTFQIQGDSMLPIKEGAWVTCSFVENWTSIKDGKACIVVTKDDGIVFKLVYKRLHEGNFLLVSTNRNYSPYQLPVSQVLEIWQFETVNSFEIENIPE from the coding sequence ATGCATTTCGCAAACAATCTAAAATTCTTACGCAAACGCCGCAGAAAATCGCAAATGGATTTGGCAACAGAGCTGGAATTAACACGCACTACCCTTTCCGGCTACGAAAAAAATGTGCAGCCGCCTTTTCCGGTACTCATAAAAATATCGGAGTATTTTAATGTGTCGCTCGATGCCTTAATCAGGTATAAACTTGATGTGCTGTCGGAGCAACAACTTTCGCAAATTGAAAAGGGTTTTGATGTAGATGTTACAGGCCAAAAACTCAGGTTACTAACCATTTCGGTAGATAACCAAGGCAAAGAAAATATTGAAATGGTACCTGTGAAAGCACAGGCCGGTTACACCAATTCTTACGGCGATTTAGATTTTATCGCCAAGCTGCCAAAATTTAAATTACCCTTTCTTCCCGAAAACAAAACTTATCGTACCTTCCAGATTCAGGGCGATTCAATGCTGCCCATAAAAGAAGGCGCGTGGGTAACCTGTTCGTTTGTTGAAAACTGGACCAGCATAAAAGACGGGAAAGCATGTATTGTGGTTACCAAAGACGATGGCATTGTTTTTAAACTTGTATACAAGCGTTTGCATGAAGGAAACTTTCTTTTGGTATCAACCAACCGCAATTACTCGCCCTATCAGCTTCCGGTTTCTCAGGTGTTGGAAATCTGGCAATTTGAGACCGTGAATAGTTTTGAGATTGAAAACATCCCTGAATAG
- the dinB gene encoding DNA polymerase IV gives MNRNIVHIDLDTFFVSCERLMNRELIGKPVLVGGTSGRGVVAACSYEARQYGIHSAMPMQMARRLCPEAIVVKGNSSIYSKFSNGITDIIKEESPLYEKSSIDEFYIDVSGMDKFYGCYKWAQELRNRIIRETSLPISFGLSTNKTVAKVATGEIKPNNHLQIESGHEKAFLAPLPVKKIPMVGDQTYKMLLSMGIRYVKTIQEMPIELMDKVMGKNGIALWKKAQGIDNSLVEPYHERKSISSSLTFEKDTIDVQALKKLLLAMAEKLAFYLRNGNKLTSCVTVTVRYSDFDTRTRQKRIPYTSLDHTLIATTMELFDQLYNRRVLVRLVGVRFSHLVGGSYQMKLFEDDTKLINLYQRMDKIRNRFGQNAVQRAATLGTRGIGQMSNPFNGQPPVIPAHRRM, from the coding sequence TTGAATCGAAACATTGTACATATCGACCTGGATACCTTTTTCGTGTCGTGCGAAAGGTTGATGAACAGGGAGTTAATAGGCAAGCCTGTTTTGGTGGGCGGAACCAGCGGGCGGGGAGTGGTAGCAGCTTGTAGCTACGAGGCACGACAATATGGAATACACTCGGCCATGCCCATGCAAATGGCACGCCGGCTTTGCCCTGAAGCTATTGTGGTAAAAGGAAACAGTTCTATTTACAGCAAATTCTCAAATGGAATAACCGACATTATAAAAGAAGAATCGCCGCTTTACGAGAAATCATCTATTGATGAGTTTTATATTGATGTAAGTGGAATGGATAAATTTTACGGTTGTTACAAATGGGCCCAGGAGTTGCGAAACCGGATAATCAGGGAAACCAGTTTGCCAATATCTTTTGGACTTTCAACCAATAAAACAGTGGCCAAAGTGGCAACCGGAGAGATAAAACCCAATAATCACCTACAAATTGAAAGTGGCCACGAGAAAGCTTTTCTGGCGCCACTGCCGGTAAAAAAAATCCCGATGGTGGGCGACCAAACCTATAAAATGCTGCTTAGCATGGGTATTCGCTATGTAAAAACCATTCAGGAAATGCCCATCGAGCTGATGGATAAAGTAATGGGTAAAAATGGAATTGCACTTTGGAAAAAAGCACAGGGAATAGATAATTCGCTGGTGGAACCGTATCACGAGCGAAAATCCATCTCGTCGTCGCTTACTTTCGAAAAAGATACCATTGATGTGCAGGCCTTAAAAAAACTATTGCTGGCTATGGCCGAAAAATTGGCATTTTACCTGCGCAATGGCAACAAACTTACTTCGTGTGTTACGGTAACTGTTCGTTATTCGGATTTTGATACCCGTACCCGCCAAAAACGTATTCCCTACACTTCGCTCGACCATACATTAATTGCAACAACAATGGAGCTTTTCGACCAGCTTTATAACCGACGGGTTTTGGTGCGGCTGGTAGGCGTGCGTTTTAGTCATTTGGTGGGCGGAAGTTACCAGATGAAACTGTTTGAAGACGATACTAAGCTGATAAACCTGTACCAGCGTATGGACAAAATTCGCAACCGTTTTGGGCAGAATGCGGTACAGCGGGCAGCAACACTGGGAACCCGTGGAATCGGACAAATGAGTAATCCTTTTAACGGGCAGCCTCCGGTTATTCCGGCGCACAGGAGAATGTAA